In the genome of Saccharomonospora viridis DSM 43017, one region contains:
- the efp gene encoding elongation factor P has protein sequence MATTNDLKNGMVLVLDGELWSVVSFQHVKPGKGGAFVRTTLKHVTSGKVVDRTFNAGTKVDTATVDRRQMTYLYNDGTDYVFMDGQTYEQLELSADLVGDAAKFLLENTEVEVGMYEETPLYVELPTAVELVVEHTEPGVQGDRSTGGTKPATLETGAEIQVPLFVNTGDKVKVDTRDGRYLGRA, from the coding sequence GTGGCCACCACCAACGACCTCAAGAACGGCATGGTCCTCGTCCTGGACGGCGAGCTGTGGTCCGTCGTGTCATTCCAGCACGTCAAGCCCGGTAAGGGCGGCGCGTTCGTGCGCACGACGCTGAAGCACGTCACCAGCGGTAAGGTGGTGGACCGCACGTTCAATGCGGGCACCAAGGTCGACACTGCGACGGTGGACCGTCGGCAGATGACGTACCTGTACAACGACGGCACCGACTACGTGTTCATGGACGGCCAGACCTACGAGCAGCTGGAGCTCTCGGCTGACCTCGTGGGTGACGCCGCGAAGTTCCTCCTCGAGAACACCGAGGTGGAAGTCGGTATGTACGAGGAGACCCCGCTGTACGTGGAGCTGCCCACCGCGGTGGAGCTCGTGGTGGAGCACACCGAGCCCGGAGTCCAGGGGGACCGGTCCACCGGAGGAACGAAGCCGGCGACGTTGGAGACGGGCGCCGAGATCCAGGTGCCGTTGTTCGTCAACACTGGTGACAAGGTCAAGGTCGACACTCGCGACGGCCGATACCTCGGCCGTGCCTGA
- the nusB gene encoding transcription antitermination factor NusB translates to MNNESRASRTARRGTFSRRASRQRAVELLYEAALRKTDPATLMSERLGSPDVDPISDYTITLVEGVSENRERIDELLAEYAQGWSLERMPPVDLAVLRVGLYELLWLDDVPDPVAIDEAVGIAKQLSTDDSPRFVNGVLGRIGTVAERLRKVL, encoded by the coding sequence GTGAACAACGAGTCACGTGCTTCCCGGACCGCCCGGCGCGGGACCTTCAGCCGCCGCGCGTCTCGACAGCGCGCGGTGGAGCTGTTGTACGAAGCGGCATTGCGGAAGACCGATCCGGCGACCCTGATGTCGGAGCGGCTCGGTTCGCCCGACGTGGACCCGATCAGCGACTACACGATCACGCTGGTGGAAGGGGTCAGTGAGAACCGCGAGCGCATCGACGAGTTGTTGGCCGAGTACGCGCAAGGTTGGTCGCTGGAGCGTATGCCGCCGGTCGACCTCGCGGTGCTGCGGGTCGGTCTGTACGAGCTGCTGTGGTTGGACGACGTGCCTGATCCGGTCGCCATCGACGAAGCCGTGGGAATAGCCAAGCAACTGTCGACCGATGATTCGCCGCGGTTCGTCAACGGTGTGCTCGGACGCATCGGCACGGTCGCCGAACGGCTGCGCAAGGTCCTTTGA
- a CDS encoding transcriptional regulator: MGDYAKALGAKLRGIRQQQGLSLHGVEQKSGGRWKAVVVGSYERGDRAVTVQKLAELADFYGVPVVELLPEGRVPSGAEPATKIVINLERLQQLPAEKVGPLARYAATIQSQRGDYNGKVLSIRTEDLRSLAIIYDMTPGELTEQLIEWGVLPPEARPSTEE; encoded by the coding sequence ATGGGCGATTACGCCAAGGCGCTCGGGGCCAAGCTCCGCGGTATCCGCCAACAACAGGGCCTGTCCCTGCACGGAGTCGAGCAGAAGTCCGGCGGCCGCTGGAAGGCCGTCGTCGTCGGCTCCTACGAACGGGGCGACCGCGCGGTGACCGTACAGAAATTGGCCGAGCTCGCCGACTTCTACGGGGTTCCGGTAGTCGAGTTGCTGCCTGAAGGCAGGGTGCCGTCCGGCGCCGAGCCCGCCACCAAGATCGTGATCAATCTCGAACGGCTGCAGCAGCTGCCCGCCGAGAAGGTGGGTCCGCTGGCGCGGTACGCGGCGACCATCCAGAGCCAGCGGGGTGACTACAACGGCAAGGTGCTCTCGATCCGCACCGAGGACTTGCGTTCGCTGGCGATCATCTACGACATGACCCCCGGCGAACTGACCGAACAACTCATCGAATGGGGAGTGCTTCCTCCCGAAGCACGTCCTTCCACGGAGGAATGA